The genomic region ATGCAGATTCCCTCTCCTTCCACAACGCCAATTTGACGCGCTTGCAAGCCTTGTACGTGCGCAGATTCTATAAGCTTAGCCACATTTTGAAAATCTACCTCCACCACCACACAGCTCGGCGTCTGCGCAAAAAGCATAAAAGTATCCACAAAGCCACTTTTGACATTAATACCTTTATTCCCTAGCAATGCCATTTTTGTTAATGCGATAGCTAGCCCGCCTTGCCCAAGATTTTTAGCACAGAGAATCTTTCTAGATTCTATATTTTCACAAAGAAAATCCCACAAGCGCGCTTCTTTGACTAAATCAATGCGCGGAACTTCGCCATAAATCTTACCCTCACCTAGCTTTTGCGCTAAACTCGCGCTAAAGTTTGGCTCAATCTCGCCAAGCAACACAAGCGTGCTTCCATCATTTTGCAACGCACTGCCTATGGTTTTTGCGCTATTTTCTATCACGCCTACACCCACAATGCTAGGTGTGGGGTAAATATCCTTGCCATCGCTTTGATTATGCAAGCTCACATTTCCACTTACAACGGGCGTATTGAGAATCTTGCACGCCTCTTTTATGCCCTCGCAAGATTCTTTAAACTCCCACATAACCTCAGCATTATTTGGCGAACCGAAGTTAAGACAATCACTAATCGCACGCGCACGCGCTCCACGCGTAGCGCAGTCGCGCCCCACATACGCCACGCTTAGCTTTGCGCCCTCTCTTGGATTAAGATAGCTTGCGCGCACATCGCAATACACGCTCATCGCAATGCCAGCCCCACTCTCTTTTATGCGTATCACACTTGCATCACCCTGCCCCGGACCTATGATAGTGTTTGTCTGCACGCTTGAGTCATACTGAGCATACACCCATTTTTTATCGCTGATTTCAGGTGAGCCTAGTAGCTTTTCAAACATTTCTTGCGAACTTAACGTAGTTTTTAGCGTTTGGGCGGGTGCAGATTCTCGATTTACCTCTTTTAGCTCTCTATCTAGAATCGGCGCATTTGAGCTAAGCTCAGCAATAGGCAAACGCGCGCATAGCTCATTATGCCAATACAGCTCCATAAGTCCGCTATTAGTTACCTCGCCAATCACCGCGCAATCCACTTCCCACTTTGCAAAAATCTCCAACACCTTTGCCTCATAGCCTTTTTTCGCACAAATCAGCATACGTTCTTGCGATTCGCTAAGCATAAGCTCATAAGGATTCATTCCAGATTCTCGCATCGGCACTTTATCAAGGTCTAAGCGCATACCAGCACCACTTTTGCCCGCCATTTCAAAGCTTGAGCTTGTAAGCCCAGCTGCGCCCATATCCTGAATCCCCACAATATAATCTTTCTTAAACAGCTCCAAACACGCCTCTAAAAGGAGCTTTTCTGCAAATGGGTCGCCCACTTGCACCGCGCTTTTTAAGCCTTTG from Helicobacter himalayensis harbors:
- the purL gene encoding phosphoribosylformylglycinamidine synthase subunit PurL, which codes for MLKTLITPLNENKDLQAVLDSHKLDKKDYARIIALLHRAPNLIELGVISAMWSEHCSYKSSKKYLNGFPTSAPWVVQGPGENAGVIDIDGTNVAVFKIESHNHPSFIEPHAGAATGVGGIMRDIFTMGARPVASLNSIRFGDVADSGKVGKKHRYLLRGVVEGIGGYGNCMGVPTIGGEMSFESCYNGNILVNAFCLGLAKKEEIFYAKAEGVGNPVIYVGSKTGRDGLGGAVMSSDSFTSDSKGLKSAVQVGDPFAEKLLLEACLELFKKDYIVGIQDMGAAGLTSSSFEMAGKSGAGMRLDLDKVPMRESGMNPYELMLSESQERMLICAKKGYEAKVLEIFAKWEVDCAVIGEVTNSGLMELYWHNELCARLPIAELSSNAPILDRELKEVNRESAPAQTLKTTLSSQEMFEKLLGSPEISDKKWVYAQYDSSVQTNTIIGPGQGDASVIRIKESGAGIAMSVYCDVRASYLNPREGAKLSVAYVGRDCATRGARARAISDCLNFGSPNNAEVMWEFKESCEGIKEACKILNTPVVSGNVSLHNQSDGKDIYPTPSIVGVGVIENSAKTIGSALQNDGSTLVLLGEIEPNFSASLAQKLGEGKIYGEVPRIDLVKEARLWDFLCENIESRKILCAKNLGQGGLAIALTKMALLGNKGINVKSGFVDTFMLFAQTPSCVVVEVDFQNVAKLIESAHVQGLQARQIGVVEGEGICIDSLKLDFARARKLYFESFEEVLERDL